One window from the genome of Choloepus didactylus isolate mChoDid1 chromosome 2, mChoDid1.pri, whole genome shotgun sequence encodes:
- the TMEM39B gene encoding transmembrane protein 39B isoform X1 codes for MGGRRGPNRTSYCRNPLCEPGSSGGSGGGHTSSASVTSVRSRTRSSSGTGLSSPPLATQTVVPLQHCKIPELPVQASILFELQLFFCQLIALFVHYINIYKTVWWYPPSHPPSHTSLNFHLIDFNLLMVTTIVLGRRFIGSIVKEASQRGKVSLFRSILLFLTRFTVLTATGWSLCRSLIHLFRTYSFLNLLFLCYPFGMYIPFLQLNCDLRKTNLFSHVASVGPREAVSGLARSRDYLLTLRETWKQHTRQLYGPEAMPTHACCLSPSLIRSEVEFLKMDFNWRMKEVLVSSMLSAYYVAFVPVWFVKNTHYYDKRWSCELFLLVSISTSVILMQHLLPASYCDLLHKAAAHLGCWQKVDPALCSNVLQHPWTEECMWPQGVLVKHSKNVYKAVGHYNVAIPSDVSHFRFHFFFSKPLRILNILLLLEGAVIVYQLYSLVSSDKWHQTISLALILFSNYYAFFKLLRDRLVLGKAYSYSASHQRDLDHRFS; via the exons ATGG GAGGACGAAGAGGTCCCAACAGGACGTCCTATTGTCGAAATCCACTCTGTGAGCCAGGATCGTCAGGGGGCTCTGGCGGAGGCCACACTTCCAGTGCCTCAGTCACCAGTGTCCGTTCCCGCACCAG gagcaGTTCTGGGACGGGCCTCTCCAGTCCCCCACTGGCTACCCAGACGGTCGTGCCCCTCCAGCACTGCAAGATCCCTGAGCTGCCAGTCCAGGCCAGCATTCTGTTTGAGTTGCAGctcttcttctgccagctcataGCCCTCTTCGTCCACTACATCAACATCTACAAAACAGTGTGGTGGTATCCACCGTCCCACCCGCCCTCCCACACCTCCCTG AACTTCCATCTGATCGACTTCAACTTGCTGATGGTGACCACCATCGTTCTGGGCCGCCGCTTCATTGGGTCCATCGTGAAGGAG GCATCTCAGAGGGGGAAGGTCTCCCTCTTTCGCTCCATCCTGCTGTTCCTCACCCGCTTCACCGTTCTCACGGCAACAGGCTGGAGTCTGTGCCGCTCCCTCATCCACCTCTTCAGGACCTACTCCTTCCTGAACCTCCTGTTCCTCTGCTATCC GTTTGGGATGTACATTCCGTTCCTGCAGCTGAACTGTGACCTCCGCAAGACAAACCTCTTCAGCCACGTGGCTTCCGTGGGACCCCGGGAGGCAGTTAGTGGCCTGGCGCGGAGCCGGGACTACCTGCTGACACTGCGGGAGACCTGGAAACAGCACACGCGACAGCTATATGGCCCGGAGGCCATGCCTACCCATGCCTGCTGCCTGTCGCCCAGCCTCATCCGCAGTGAGGTGGAATTCCTCAAGATGGACTTCAACTGGCGCATGAAGGAAGTGCTCGTCAGCTCCATgctgagtgcctattatgtggCCTTTGTGCCCGTCTGGTTCGTGAAG AACACACATTACTATGACAAGCGATGGTCCTGCGAGCTCTTCCTGCTGGTTTCCATCAGCACCTCAGTGATCCTCATGCAGCACCTGCTACCTGCCAGCTACTGCGACCTGCTGCACAAGGCTGCTGCCCACCTGGGCTGCTGGCAGAAGGTGGACCCAGCGCTGTGCTCCAACGTGCTGCAGCACCC GTGGACTGAAGAATGCATGTGGCCACAGGGGGTGCTGGTGAAGCACAGCAAGAATGTCTACAAAGCAGTGGGCCACTACAACGTGGCCATCCCCTCAGACGTCTCCCACTTCCGGTTCCAT TTCTTTTTCAGCAAACCCCTGCGGATCCTCAACATCCTCTTGCTACTTGAGGGCGCCGTCATTGTCTACCAGCTCTACTCATTAGTGTCCTCCGACAAGTGGCACCAGACCATCTCACTGGCACTCATACTCTTCAGCAACTACTATGCCTTCTTCAAGCTGCTGCGGGACCGCCTGGTATTGGGCAAGGCCTACTCGTACTCGGCCAGCCACCAGAGGGACTTGGACCATCGGTTCTCCTGA
- the TMEM39B gene encoding transmembrane protein 39B isoform X2: MKNFHLIDFNLLMVTTIVLGRRFIGSIVKEASQRGKVSLFRSILLFLTRFTVLTATGWSLCRSLIHLFRTYSFLNLLFLCYPFGMYIPFLQLNCDLRKTNLFSHVASVGPREAVSGLARSRDYLLTLRETWKQHTRQLYGPEAMPTHACCLSPSLIRSEVEFLKMDFNWRMKEVLVSSMLSAYYVAFVPVWFVKNTHYYDKRWSCELFLLVSISTSVILMQHLLPASYCDLLHKAAAHLGCWQKVDPALCSNVLQHPWTEECMWPQGVLVKHSKNVYKAVGHYNVAIPSDVSHFRFHFFFSKPLRILNILLLLEGAVIVYQLYSLVSSDKWHQTISLALILFSNYYAFFKLLRDRLVLGKAYSYSASHQRDLDHRFS; this comes from the exons ATGAAG AACTTCCATCTGATCGACTTCAACTTGCTGATGGTGACCACCATCGTTCTGGGCCGCCGCTTCATTGGGTCCATCGTGAAGGAG GCATCTCAGAGGGGGAAGGTCTCCCTCTTTCGCTCCATCCTGCTGTTCCTCACCCGCTTCACCGTTCTCACGGCAACAGGCTGGAGTCTGTGCCGCTCCCTCATCCACCTCTTCAGGACCTACTCCTTCCTGAACCTCCTGTTCCTCTGCTATCC GTTTGGGATGTACATTCCGTTCCTGCAGCTGAACTGTGACCTCCGCAAGACAAACCTCTTCAGCCACGTGGCTTCCGTGGGACCCCGGGAGGCAGTTAGTGGCCTGGCGCGGAGCCGGGACTACCTGCTGACACTGCGGGAGACCTGGAAACAGCACACGCGACAGCTATATGGCCCGGAGGCCATGCCTACCCATGCCTGCTGCCTGTCGCCCAGCCTCATCCGCAGTGAGGTGGAATTCCTCAAGATGGACTTCAACTGGCGCATGAAGGAAGTGCTCGTCAGCTCCATgctgagtgcctattatgtggCCTTTGTGCCCGTCTGGTTCGTGAAG AACACACATTACTATGACAAGCGATGGTCCTGCGAGCTCTTCCTGCTGGTTTCCATCAGCACCTCAGTGATCCTCATGCAGCACCTGCTACCTGCCAGCTACTGCGACCTGCTGCACAAGGCTGCTGCCCACCTGGGCTGCTGGCAGAAGGTGGACCCAGCGCTGTGCTCCAACGTGCTGCAGCACCC GTGGACTGAAGAATGCATGTGGCCACAGGGGGTGCTGGTGAAGCACAGCAAGAATGTCTACAAAGCAGTGGGCCACTACAACGTGGCCATCCCCTCAGACGTCTCCCACTTCCGGTTCCAT TTCTTTTTCAGCAAACCCCTGCGGATCCTCAACATCCTCTTGCTACTTGAGGGCGCCGTCATTGTCTACCAGCTCTACTCATTAGTGTCCTCCGACAAGTGGCACCAGACCATCTCACTGGCACTCATACTCTTCAGCAACTACTATGCCTTCTTCAAGCTGCTGCGGGACCGCCTGGTATTGGGCAAGGCCTACTCGTACTCGGCCAGCCACCAGAGGGACTTGGACCATCGGTTCTCCTGA